One region of Salvia miltiorrhiza cultivar Shanhuang (shh) chromosome 3, IMPLAD_Smil_shh, whole genome shotgun sequence genomic DNA includes:
- the LOC131018330 gene encoding uncharacterized protein LOC131018330, producing MVQNSWTVPIHSLCPIVCIMKKLKRLRADIRVWNKDVFGNVDRALENWQKHLLDVQNRISELGYTDELFEEEVQIQAEINVALSRKSKLLQQKSRASWLVDGDRNTAFFHRIAKFRKRNASITRLNINGVDEYNQNVIEQHIIHHFSTLFSDDGSVTAEQIEIDALIQPKVSETQNRLLTMIPDEGEIAAAVFDMDANSAPGPDGFSGMFFEKCWQIIKVDVIQAVQRFFSHSYLPSGCNASTMILIPKKEQVSVVGDLRPIVLSNFFFKIVSKILASRLSSVAASHVSPNQFGFIKGRNIHDCIMLSSEGFNCMERTNNGINMACKVDIRKAFDTIRWKFIFQVLRANGYHENFIKWMEVIFRSARLSILYNGKLTGYFPCSRGVRQGDPLSPIVFGIAEDVLSFLISSCVDSGHLKPMSFSRSTLFPTHLFYADDVILFCRATIRNARKIQEIFDYYRGLSGQSCNQEKSNIFFSRRVPTDRRRQIHRVLGFSVGNLPMNYLGVPIFVGRPRAAYFMNIFDRIVQKFARWKGIQLSIAGRLCLVKSVIQSSIVHSMMIYKWPKSLLHSLDRKCRNFVWTGCTEQRPSCPVSWGRTCSPWEEGDDQGGGLGSSSHANPLSHDFRARETNIANSSVWLGIKDEVNQLVDDSYSCANSGDCTYFWKDDWLGYTLIDKLHIPHYMHDFLNFSVKDYFFDGVWHFSAAFVNRFPEVVVDILRLPMNGDADVRFWKKSISGEVSANLAFSSRCHRFPEVNWGKWIWEPYIPMRRSILCWRVIHGRLPTMDILIRQGLITPNICHLCLSSAESISHTFWSCPKVNLIWREFLLWFDKEDLIDCLDIHSFLVLAWSTNFSSQLRTFWKAGIISLIWKIWDVRNSKIFENINFDSQRVLVFVKSFFKEIETNFHNIDSTDSSWSDYLITRKLGIMQRAKPPPRMIEVHWWPPTNNWMKVNTDGSALGAPGLIATGGVFYWAVVRGCFHIKGGVGFAFEAELLAVITAINLAHERNWLNLWIEADSMYVVRLLETRSSDVPWRFMNFWKNTLKLLQDFQLIITHIYREGNQPADIMARNDRTEGWWPFAIDDINLAVAKDMSTHSHLDLVRYSELPLRAGNAALHRLSLDSQSRGSELLFLGCERLGIAARIWNFTGRGSSLVLVRFGRDPALTGFVGLAG from the exons ATGGTGCAGAATTCGTGGACGGTTCCTATTCACTCTTTGTGTCCCATCGTTTGTATTATGAAAAAGCTTAAACGTCTTCGTGCTGATATTCGGGTTTGGAATAAGGATGTTTTTGGTAATGTTGATCGAGCTTTGGAGAATTGGCAGAAGCACCTGTTAGACGTGCAGAATAGAATCTCGGAGCTGGGATACACTGATGAGTTATTTGAGGAAGAAGTTCAGATTCAAGCTGAAATTAACGTGGCTCTTTCTAGGAAAAGCAAACTTCTTCAGCAAAAAAGTAGAGCTTCTTGGCTCGTGGATGGGGATAGAAACACGGCGTTCTTTCATAGAATTGCTAAGTTTCGAAAACGCAATGCCTCGATCACTAGATTGAATATTAACGGGGTTGATGAATATAACCAGAATGTTATTGAACAGCatataattcatcatttttcaacCCTCTTTTCTGATGATGGCAGCGTGACTGCTGAACAGATCGAGATTGATGCATTAATCCAACCGAAAGTTTCCGAGACTCAAAATAGGCTGCTCACTATGATTCCGGATGAGGGGGAAATTGCTGCGGCAGTTTTTGACATGGATGCCAATAGCGCCCCGGGGCCTGACGGATTTTCTGGCATGTTCTTCGAAAAATGCTGGCAGATTATTAAAGTGGATGTTATTCAAGCTGTTCAACGTTTCTTCAGTCACTCTTATCTGCCTAGTGGTTGCAATGCAAGCACTATGATTCTTATTCCTAAAAAGGAGCAAGTCTCCGTGGTGGGGGACCTTAGGCCTATTGTTCTTTCGAACTTTTTCTTTAAAATCGTCTCAAAGATTTTGGCCTCCCGTCTTAGTTCGGTCGCGGCTTCACATGTCTCGCCTAATCAATTTGGTTTTATAAAAGGCAGAAATATCCATGATTGTATTATGCTCAGTTCTGAGGGTTTTAATTGTATGGAGCGTACGAACAATGGCATCAACATGGCTTGTAAAGTCGACATCAGGAAAGCCTTCGATACCATTCGCTGGAAGTTCATCTTTCAAGTGCTTAGAGCTAATGGTTATCATGAGAACTTTATTAAATGGATGGAAGTTATTTTCAGATCTGCGAGGCTCTCTATCCTGTACAACGGCAAACTCACGGGATATTTTCCTTGCTCTCGGGGAGTTAGGCAAGGGGATCCTTTATCCCCTATTGTTTTTGGGATTGCTGAAGATGTTCTGAGTTTCTTAATCAGCAGCTGTGTGGATTCGGGTCATTTGAAGCCTATGAGTTTTAGTCGGTCGACTCTCTTTCCGACTCACCTCTTTTATGCCGATGATGTCATCCTTTTCTGTCGCGCAACTATTCGTAATGCGAGGAAGATTCAGGAAATTTTTGATTACTATAGAGGACTCTCGGGACAAAGCTGCAATCAAGAAAAATCTAATATTTTCTTCTCCCGCCGTGTCCCCACTGATAGGCGTCGTCAGATCCATCGCGTTCTTGGGTTTTCTGTTGGCAACCTGCCGATGAATTACTTGGGAGTTCCTATATTTGTTGGTCGGCCTCGGGCTGCTTATTTTATGAACATCTTTGATCGAATTGTTCAGAAGTTTGCTCGCTGGAAAGGAATCCAGCTGTCCATTGCTGGTCGTCTTTGCCTTGTTAAATCTGTGATTCAAAGCTCTATTGTTCACTCTATGATGATTTATAAGTGGCCCAAATCTCTTCTACACTCTTTGGACAGGAAATGTAGGAATTTCGTGTGGACCGGCTGCACTGAGCAACGCCCGAGCTGCCCAGTCAGTTGGGGAAGAACGTGTTCTCCTTGGGAAGAGGGAG ATGATCAAGGGGGTGGATTGGGCTCATCAAGTCATGCGAACCCGTTATCTCACGACTTTCGGGCACGCGAAACTAACATTGCTAATTCCTCCGTTTGGCTTGGTATAAAGGACGAAGTTAACCAGCTGGTGGATGATTCTTATTCTTGTGCTAATAGTGGTGATTGCACTTATTTCTGGAAAGATGACTGGCTTGGCTATACGCTGATTGACAAATTGCATATCCCACATTACATGCATGATTTTCTGAATTTCTCGGTCAAAGATTATTTCTTTGACGGTGTCTGGCACTTCTCTGCTGCTTTTGTGAATCGTTTCCCTGAGGTTGTTGTCGATATTTTACGACTTCCTATGAATGGAGATGCGGATGTCAGGTTTTGGAAGAAGTCAATTTCTGGTGAGGTTTCGGctaatttggcgttttctagtcGCTGCCACCGTTTCCCTGAGGTTAACTGGGGAAAATGGATTTGGGAGCCTTACATTCCGATGCGACGTTCTATCCTTTGTTGGAGGGTGATTCACGGCAGGCTTCCCACGATGGACATTCTCATCAGACAAGGGTTAATAACGCCTAATATTTGCCATCTTTGCTTGAGCAGCGCGGAGTCTATCTCGCATACTTTTTGGAGCTGTCCAAAGGTGAACTTGATTTGGAGGGAATTCCTTCTCTGGTTTGATAAAGAGGATCTTATTGACTGCTTGGACATTCATTCCTTTCTGGTTTTGGCGTGGTCGACTAATTTCAGTTCTCAACTTCGGACTTTTTGGAAAGCTGGAATTATTTCTTTGATTTGGAAAATTTGGGACGTTCGAAACTCCAAGATTTTCGAGAATATCAACTTTGATTCTCAAAGAGTGTTGGTTTTTGTTAAATCGTTCTTCAAAGAGATTGAGACCAACTTCCACAACATTGACTCCACCGACAGTTCCTGGTCTGATTACCTCATTACTAGGAAGCTTGGGATTATGCAGAGAGCTAAGCCACCGCCTCGCATGATTgaggttcattggtggcctccgaCTAATAATTGGATGAAAGTTAACACGGACGGCTCCGCTCTGGGTGCGCCGGGTTTGATTGCTACTGGAGGTGTTTTTTATTGGGCGGTTGTTCGAGGATGTTTTCATATTAAAGGTGGTGTGGGATTCGCCTTTGAAGCAGAACTTCTGGCTGTCATTACAGCAATCAATCTGGCCCATGAACGGAATTGGTTGAATTTATGGATCGAGGCTGACTCTATGTATGTTGTGAGGCTCCTGGAAACTCGCTCTTCTGACGTTCCTTGGCGTTTTATGAATTTTTGGAAGAACACGTTGAAGCTTTTGCAAGACTTCCAGCTAATTATTACTCATATTTACCGGGAGGGAAATCAACCTGCTGACATCATGGCTCGCAATGATCGTACGGAAGGATGGTGGCCGTTTGCTATAGACGATATTAATTTGGCGGTGGCCAAAGACATGTCAACTCACAGTCAT CTCGATCTGGTGCGTTACTCGGAGCTGCCTCTCAGGGCTGGGAATGCAGCGTTGCACAGACTGAGTCTCGACAGCCAGAGTCGCGGTTCGGAGCTTCTTTTCCTAGGATGCGAGAGACTTGGAATTGCGGCGAGAATATGGAATTTTACTGGACGTGGATCCTCTCTGGTGCTAGTTCGATTTGGCAGAGATCCAGCCTTGACTGGGTTCGTTGGTTTGGCAGGATGA
- the LOC131018331 gene encoding uncharacterized protein LOC131018331, translated as MTTHGDAPLRPSAGGLNLPTLTSNFTPALKPNHVGLLKTSTNPSHANSNRDDGNLLRNPSRGKEVIDGSVLDKAPTGSSYADVATNRVPKRPDLPAHHYHALRPTKEGDQFSLKIPKKLIRKEIAQFSHALTGRLLLKKGEKPKTAMMIKDELQKLWGINSSWKIIPLGKGYYTLLFDNAEDKLRAKAQVIWEVSGGHLRLREWVKNFDPFKEHSSLANVWVRIHYLPIEYWNVEVLTGVARYVGHPLRVDGTSAKRDFGQFARILIEIDMSKPLPNTLLVDGDDVAFHMQNNRTYS; from the exons ATGACTACTCACGGTGATGCTCCCCTTCGCCCCTCGGCTGGCGGTTTGAATCTCCCTACCCTCACTAGCAATTTCACTCCAGCCTTGAAGCCTAATCATGTAGGTCTTTTGAAGACTTCGACTAACCCTAGCCATGCGAACTCCAACAGAGACGATGGAAATTTGCTACGAAACCCTTCTCGGGGAAAAGAAGTGATCGATGGCTCTGTTCTTGACAAAGCGCCGACTGGAAGTTCATATGCGGATGTTGCTACCAACCGCGTGCCGAAACGCCCGGATTTGCCTGCTCATCATTATCATGCGCTACGACCCACAAAGGAGGGAGACCAGTTCTCCCTTAAAATCCCAAAGAAATTGATTCGCAAAGAGATAGCTCAATTCTCTCATGCTTTAACTGGACGATTGCTGCTAAAGAAGGGAGAAAAACCCAAGACTGCCATGATGATTAAAGACGAACTGCAAAAGTTATGGGGCATCAATTCTTCTTGGAAAATCATTCCCTTGGGCAAGGGATACTACACGCTACTCTTCGACAATGCTGAGGATAAACTCCGCGCTAAAGCTCAAGTTATTTGGGAAGTCTCTGGTGGACACCTACGTCTTAGAGAATGGGTTAAAAATTTCGACCCTTTCAAAGAACACTCCTCCTTGGCGAACGTTTGGGTAAGGATACACTATTTGCCCATTGAATACTGGAATGTTGAAGTGCTCACAGGCGTTGCTCGTTATGTGGGACACCCATTAAGGGTTGATGGAACTTCAGCTAAAAGAGACTTTGGCCAATTCGCCAGAATTCTTATCGAAATAGATATGTCTAAACCTTTGCCTAATACTCTTCTTGTTGATGGAGATGATGTCGCTTTTCAT ATGCAAAACAACAGGACATACTCTTGA